Proteins co-encoded in one Flavobacteriaceae bacterium MAR_2009_75 genomic window:
- a CDS encoding putative hydrolase of the HAD superfamily, with protein MDIKVNSQTVVVFDLDDTLYNELSYLQSAYREIALKTAPKSWHKLYLQMFSLYRCNENVFDFLAKNHNLDKSELITLYRNHKPKIALAEGVAELFQKLREKKAGLGLITDGRTGTQRAKLKALGIENSFDCIVISEEFGSEKPSEENYLAIENQLPEYTDFYYVADNVKKDFIAPNQLGWETIGVLDNGLNIHNDAHLYMTKKHLPKNYVYRIGDINII; from the coding sequence ATGGATATAAAGGTTAATTCACAAACAGTGGTAGTATTCGACCTTGATGATACACTTTACAATGAACTCAGCTACCTACAATCGGCCTACCGAGAAATAGCCTTAAAAACGGCTCCTAAAAGTTGGCACAAACTTTATTTACAAATGTTCTCATTGTACCGATGCAACGAGAATGTCTTTGATTTTCTGGCAAAGAATCATAATCTTGATAAAAGTGAATTAATTACCCTCTATCGAAACCACAAACCAAAAATTGCACTGGCCGAAGGGGTTGCAGAACTATTTCAAAAATTAAGAGAGAAAAAAGCAGGTCTAGGCCTTATCACAGATGGTAGAACGGGCACGCAACGGGCAAAGTTAAAAGCTTTGGGTATAGAAAATTCATTTGATTGTATCGTCATTTCAGAAGAGTTTGGTTCTGAAAAACCATCGGAAGAGAATTATTTGGCCATTGAAAACCAATTGCCTGAGTATACTGACTTTTATTACGTAGCGGATAATGTAAAAAAAGACTTTATAGCGCCAAATCAACTTGGCTGGGAAACCATAGGTGTTTTAGATAATGGCCTAAACATTCATAATGATGCTCACCTATATATGACTAAAAAACATCTTCCCAAAAATTATGTTTATAGAATTGGTGATATAAATATCATCTAA